CGGGGGCAAGTACACGACCTACCGGGTGATGGCCCGGGACGCCGTGGACGCCGCCGTCCACGCCCTCGACGAGCGCGTGCCGCCCTCGTGCACAGAGCGGATCCCGTTGCTCGGCGCCCCGGGCTACCAGGCGGCGTGGAACTCCCGCGAGCGCATTGCGACCGCCGCGGGCCTGCACGTGGCCCGGGTCGAGCACCTGCTGCGCCGCTACGGCTCCGACCTCATGTCGGTGCTCGCGCTCGCCGACGCCGATCCGTCGCTGGCCGAGCCGATCGGCGGCGCCGACGAGCACCTGCGCGCCGAGGTCGTCCACGCCGTCCGGTACGAGGGGGCGCGCCACCTCGACGACGTCCTCACCCGCCGGACGCGGATCTCGGTCGAGACCTTCGACCGCGGCCTGAGCGCCGCCGAGGAGTGCGCGACCCTGATGGCGCCGGACCTCGGCTGGACGCCGGAGCAGACCGCGGTCGAGGTCGAGTACTACGCCGCCCGGGTGGCCGCGGAGCGGGAGTCGCAGGACCAGCCCGACGACCACACCGCCGACGCGGCCCGCATGGGCGCCCCGGACATCGTCCCGGTGCGCTGACCCCGGTGGGCGTCACATGCGGGAGCCGGTCTCCAGCAGCGACTTGAGGTCGGACAGGACCCACGGCCAGCCGCCGCCGCCCTGGTCCGGCGGGGCCTCGTTCAGGCCGCTCACCATGCGCAGCGTGGCCGGGTGGGCCGGGCACTCGTGGATCAGCGTCAGCGAGCAGTAGCCGGCGGAGAGCTGCTCGATCTCGTAGGTGAGGGTCGTGAAGCCCTCGGAGAACGTGGTCTCGTCCATGATCATGCGCCAGCTCTGCTTGAGCAGGGTGTACGGGTTGGCCTCGATCACCTCGCCGTCGACGATGACGTCGGGGATCGGGAAGCCCATCTCCTTGCCGGCGGCGAGCATCTGCTCGTCGGGCCGCACGGCGTAGGCGCCACCCGGCTTGAGGTCGTAGCTGACGTAGCCGCCGTAGCCGTACTTCACGCTCCACTCCGGGTCGGTGATCGCGTTCCAGATCGCTTCCGGGGTGGCGCGGATGTAGACCTTGAAGACGCCCGTGGTCTCGGTCGCAGTGGTCATGAGGGTCGCTCCAGTGAGTTCTTGAGGTCGAGGAGCGCGGTCACGCTCTGCTCGGTGAACTTGTCGATCCAGCGGTCGTGGATCTGACGGATCGGCACCGGGTTGAGGAAGTGGAGCTTTTCCCGGCCGGAGCGCCGCGTCACCACGAGGTTGGCGTCCTCGAGCACCTTGAGGTGCTTCATGACGCCGAAGCGGGTCATCTCCAGCTCGGACTCCAGCTCCGTGAGCGTGCGGCCGTCGCGCGCGAAGAGGAGGTCGAGCAGGAAGCGCCGCGTCGGGTCGGCCAGCGCCTTGAAGACGCTGCCCAACGCGTCGTCGGCCATGGCGCGAGAATAGGTGACCAAAAGGTCACATATCAACGGGAGGGTGAGGACAGAGTTCACACAGCGGTTTCGGTGCGGCTCTTTTGTCCGGACCTATCGCGGGTGAATGATCATCGGGCGCACCGGGCCTGGGGGCAGAAAAAACAAAGCCGCGCAGCATAGTTCAGTTTGTTGCCGGAGTTAGTCGACTTTCGCTAGGTTGTGCGCGCCTCATCGAGATCAGGAGCGTGCCGATGACCGCGGTGTCCGAACCCCGCGCCCTTTCCGACTCCGCCGCACGTCAACTCGCGAATGCGACGAAGACGCCGGCGCAGATGGACTCCATCACGCCGCGGTGGCTCGTCCACCTGCTGCAGTGGGTCCCCGTCGAGGCGGGCATCTACCGCCTCAACCGCGTGAAGAACACGGACGAGACCGTCAACGTCGCCTGCCCCGGCCGCGACGAGTCCGAGCTTCCGCAGTCGTTCGTCGACTACGACGAGAACGCGCGGGAGTACTTCCTCAACTCGGTCGCGACCGTGCTGGACGTCCAC
This portion of the Sporichthya brevicatena genome encodes:
- a CDS encoding SRPBCC domain-containing protein; this encodes MTTATETTGVFKVYIRATPEAIWNAITDPEWSVKYGYGGYVSYDLKPGGAYAVRPDEQMLAAGKEMGFPIPDVIVDGEVIEANPYTLLKQSWRMIMDETTFSEGFTTLTYEIEQLSAGYCSLTLIHECPAHPATLRMVSGLNEAPPDQGGGGWPWVLSDLKSLLETGSRM
- a CDS encoding metalloregulator ArsR/SmtB family transcription factor yields the protein MADDALGSVFKALADPTRRFLLDLLFARDGRTLTELESELEMTRFGVMKHLKVLEDANLVVTRRSGREKLHFLNPVPIRQIHDRWIDKFTEQSVTALLDLKNSLERPS